Proteins from one Pontibacter korlensis genomic window:
- a CDS encoding YkvA family protein, with translation MQYLNSLRQKAYSLNTCIYALYLSCRDVKVDWYIMIMLAVAIAYAVSPIDLVPDLTPVFGYLDDVVIVTLGLTLSYRLLPKEVLQQARL, from the coding sequence GTGCAGTACTTAAACTCCCTAAGGCAGAAAGCATATTCACTGAACACTTGTATTTACGCCCTGTACTTGTCGTGCCGCGACGTGAAGGTAGATTGGTACATTATGATAATGCTGGCCGTTGCCATTGCATACGCCGTCAGCCCAATAGATCTAGTACCTGACCTGACACCTGTATTTGGGTATTTGGATGATGTTGTAATAGTAACACTAGGTTTAACGTTATCATACCGACTACTCCCTAAAGAAGTGCTACAACAGGCGCGCCTGTAG
- a CDS encoding RNA polymerase sigma factor produces MKLFTKPKSDEDKLIEGCIAGKREMQRLLYDLYAKKMMVVCLRYAPTTFEAEDIMQDAFIKVFNNIQNFKKDCPLEFWIRRIMINTALKHLRSKQLLTVSHEAEEVANLSSGEVSLSGYTMDELLSMIQSLAPRYRMVFNLYAIEGYNHKEIGEMLGISEGTSKSQYSRARAILQSMLLRQENNLKEHVISN; encoded by the coding sequence TTGAAGCTTTTTACTAAACCTAAGTCAGACGAGGATAAGCTCATTGAGGGGTGCATCGCGGGCAAACGCGAGATGCAGCGCCTGCTCTATGACCTTTATGCTAAAAAGATGATGGTAGTTTGCCTGCGTTACGCCCCCACAACCTTTGAGGCAGAGGATATCATGCAGGATGCTTTTATCAAAGTATTCAACAATATCCAAAACTTTAAAAAAGACTGCCCATTGGAGTTCTGGATTCGCCGCATCATGATCAACACTGCCCTGAAGCACCTAAGAAGCAAACAGCTACTAACGGTGTCGCATGAGGCAGAAGAGGTAGCTAACCTTAGTTCTGGGGAAGTGAGCCTGAGCGGCTATACAATGGACGAACTCCTGAGTATGATCCAGAGCTTAGCGCCACGCTACCGTATGGTCTTTAACCTCTACGCTATTGAGGGCTACAACCATAAGGAAATAGGCGAGATGCTGGGTATCTCAGAGGGGACATCGAAATCACAGTATTCACGCGCCAGAGCCATACTGCAGAGTATGTTGTTGCGCCAGGAAAATAATTTAAAGGAACATGTCATCAGCAACTAA
- a CDS encoding DUF4270 family protein: MQFFKTKSLYKNKFNYLLCCLGAMLTLASCEDPNELGLELVEDNISGVYTDTLTINVSTVLADSIATSGSGIMLAGQYTTPQTGALQASTYFQVGPGGVLATPAEGATYDSLKLILPTSGYYYGDTTQRVTYSVYELNSTLTARNLPPVIPNEQPYSSFYHQGAGLYSVSKVDLKPEPLATYTFSPRPVSKDTLEISLQNELGQQWFDLQKAGDDKLKDNNSFAAFFKGLGIVASEGNAVLGFPTSGAVVRLYYSEPSSSGGNRTVKSYNFSLINSNLQYNKFDGDFTGTPLEGLKDSKELPASATNEISVAQAGTGLLIKLEIPYLENLKEKLKPEFINKATLVVEPFRGAATGYPFFVPSSVGLYETSISNVLYTPLNVEYTQEIIPLTSAYIKSSETATEGRYEFSITEYLINKLKNENRINEPLYLAPASSEFRNSVSRLVVGAQNQAIKNVRLKVYYTTIQ, from the coding sequence ATGCAATTTTTCAAGACAAAATCCCTCTACAAGAATAAGTTTAACTACCTGCTTTGCTGCTTAGGCGCAATGCTTACTCTGGCCTCTTGTGAGGACCCGAATGAGCTGGGCCTGGAGCTTGTGGAGGATAATATTTCTGGTGTTTATACGGATACGCTCACGATAAACGTGTCGACAGTGCTGGCCGATTCGATTGCTACTTCCGGGTCTGGTATTATGCTGGCGGGACAATACACCACCCCACAGACAGGAGCCTTGCAGGCATCTACCTATTTTCAGGTAGGGCCAGGCGGTGTACTGGCTACGCCTGCAGAAGGTGCAACATACGATTCCCTGAAGCTGATACTCCCAACCTCAGGTTATTACTACGGCGACACCACGCAGCGTGTAACTTACAGCGTATACGAGCTTAACTCAACACTAACAGCGCGTAATTTGCCGCCTGTTATTCCGAATGAGCAGCCTTATTCCAGCTTCTATCATCAGGGAGCAGGGCTTTACAGCGTTAGTAAAGTAGACCTGAAGCCGGAGCCGTTGGCAACTTACACTTTCTCTCCAAGACCAGTAAGCAAGGATACGCTGGAGATTAGCCTTCAAAATGAGCTTGGGCAGCAGTGGTTCGACCTGCAGAAAGCTGGAGATGATAAGCTGAAAGATAACAATAGCTTTGCTGCGTTTTTCAAGGGCCTTGGCATAGTAGCCTCTGAGGGTAATGCTGTACTAGGCTTCCCTACAAGTGGTGCTGTTGTAAGGCTGTACTACTCAGAGCCGTCTTCATCAGGTGGCAACAGAACGGTAAAGAGTTATAACTTCTCTCTCATCAACTCTAACCTGCAGTACAATAAGTTCGATGGTGATTTTACAGGTACGCCACTGGAAGGCCTGAAAGATAGCAAAGAGCTGCCTGCCAGTGCTACCAATGAGATAAGCGTGGCGCAAGCTGGTACAGGTCTGCTAATCAAGTTAGAGATACCATACCTGGAAAACCTGAAAGAAAAGCTGAAGCCGGAATTCATCAACAAGGCAACTTTGGTTGTAGAGCCATTCAGAGGTGCTGCCACAGGTTATCCTTTCTTTGTACCGTCTTCGGTAGGGCTGTATGAGACCAGTATTAGCAATGTGCTGTACACGCCGCTGAATGTTGAGTACACTCAGGAAATAATACCACTGACTTCTGCATATATCAAGTCTAGCGAAACAGCAACAGAGGGTCGTTATGAGTTCTCCATTACCGAATACCTGATTAACAAACTGAAGAATGAGAACCGTATTAATGAGCCGCTTTACCTGGCTCCGGCCTCTTCCGAGTTTAGAAATTCTGTTAGCCGTTTGGTTGTTGGCGCACAAAACCAGGCTATCAAGAACGTGAGATTAAAAGTTTACTATACTACTATCCAATAA